A single genomic interval of Streptomyces sp. BA2 harbors:
- the thiC gene encoding phosphomethylpyrimidine synthase ThiC, which yields MTTSDARTPASTQNQSDEAGKSIGWHKAYVEGSRPDLRVPVRQVHLTNGKAVTLYDTSGPYTDESIDTDVRRGLAPLRENWIIARGDTEEYVGRPPRPEDDGIKHTSPRGGLKNLDAVFPGRPRQPRRGRDGQAVTQLAYARRGEITPEMEFIGIRENLDPEVVRAEVAAGRAVIPANVNHPEIEPMIIGKRFLVKVNANIGNSAVTSSIEEEVDKMTWATKWGADTVMDLSTGRNIHTTREWVLRNSPVPIGTVPLYQALEKVDGQAEALTWEIYKDTVIEQAEQGVDYMTVHAGVRLPYVPLTANRKTGIVSRGGSIMAAWCLAHHKESFLYENFEELCEILASYDVTYSLGDGLRPGSIADANDEAQFAELRTLGELNTIAKRHNVQTMIEGPGHVPMHKIKENIDLQQEICEEAPFYTLGPLTTDIAPAYDHITSGIGAAMIGWWGTAMLCYVTPKEHLGLPNRDDVKTGVITYKIAAHAADLAKGHPGAQDWDDALSDARFEFRWEDQFNLALDPVTAREFHDETLPAEPAKTAHFCSMCGPKFCSMKISHDIRREHGGTQEEIAAGMDQKSKEFAAAGNRVYLPIAD from the coding sequence ATGACCACATCGGACGCACGCACGCCTGCCTCGACGCAGAACCAGAGCGACGAGGCCGGGAAGTCCATCGGCTGGCACAAGGCGTATGTCGAGGGTTCACGCCCCGACCTGCGGGTGCCGGTCCGACAGGTGCACCTCACCAACGGCAAGGCCGTGACCCTGTACGACACCTCGGGGCCGTACACCGACGAGTCCATCGACACCGACGTCCGCAGGGGCCTCGCGCCGCTGCGCGAGAACTGGATCATCGCCCGAGGCGACACCGAGGAGTACGTGGGCCGCCCGCCCCGCCCCGAGGACGACGGCATCAAGCACACCTCCCCCCGCGGCGGCCTGAAGAACCTCGACGCGGTCTTCCCCGGCCGCCCGCGCCAGCCGCGCCGGGGCCGCGACGGCCAGGCGGTGACGCAGCTCGCGTACGCCCGCCGCGGCGAGATCACGCCCGAGATGGAGTTCATCGGGATCCGCGAGAACCTCGACCCCGAGGTCGTGCGCGCCGAGGTCGCAGCGGGCCGCGCGGTCATCCCCGCCAACGTCAACCACCCGGAGATCGAGCCGATGATCATCGGCAAGAGGTTCCTGGTGAAGGTCAACGCCAACATCGGCAACTCCGCGGTCACCTCCTCCATCGAGGAGGAGGTGGACAAGATGACCTGGGCGACCAAGTGGGGCGCCGACACGGTCATGGACCTGTCCACCGGGCGCAACATCCACACCACCCGCGAGTGGGTCCTGCGCAACTCCCCCGTGCCCATCGGCACCGTGCCGCTCTACCAGGCCCTGGAGAAGGTCGACGGCCAGGCCGAGGCGCTGACCTGGGAGATCTACAAGGACACGGTCATCGAGCAGGCCGAACAGGGCGTGGACTACATGACGGTGCACGCGGGCGTGCGCCTTCCGTACGTCCCGCTGACCGCCAACCGCAAGACCGGCATCGTCTCGCGCGGCGGCTCGATCATGGCGGCCTGGTGCCTCGCGCACCACAAGGAGAGCTTCCTCTACGAGAACTTCGAGGAGCTCTGCGAGATCCTCGCGTCGTACGACGTGACGTACTCCCTCGGCGACGGTCTGCGCCCCGGTTCGATCGCGGACGCCAACGACGAGGCGCAGTTCGCCGAGTTGCGCACTCTCGGGGAACTCAACACGATCGCCAAGCGTCATAACGTACAGACGATGATCGAGGGCCCGGGACACGTCCCGATGCACAAGATCAAGGAGAACATCGACCTTCAGCAGGAGATCTGCGAAGAGGCGCCGTTCTACACCCTCGGCCCGCTGACCACCGATATCGCGCCCGCGTACGACCACATCACCTCCGGCATCGGCGCCGCGATGATCGGCTGGTGGGGCACGGCGATGCTCTGCTACGTCACGCCCAAGGAGCACCTGGGCCTGCCCAACCGCGACGACGTGAAGACCGGCGTCATCACGTACAAGATCGCGGCCCACGCGGCGGACCTCGCCAAGGGGCATCCGGGCGCCCAGGACTGGGACGACGCGCTCTCGGACGCACGCTTCGAGTTCCGCTGGGAGGACCAGTTCAATCTGGCCCTCGACCCGGTCACGGCACGGGAGTTCCACGACGAGACGCTGCCGGCGGAGCCCGCGAAGACGGCGCACTTCTGCTCGATGTGCGGGCCGAAGTTCTGCTCGATGAAGATCTCGCACGACATCCGGCGTGAGCACGGCGGCACGCAGGAGGAGATCGCGGCGGGCATGGACCAGAAGTCCAAGGAGTTCGCGGCAGCGGGAAACCGCGTGTACCTGCCCATCGCCGACTGA
- a CDS encoding YibE/F family protein: MTSTQPPSQPPVPNRPPDPHGHSHSHGPAAPVSKHLRKVIAAVLIPFATAVVVGLAVFWPGGAPGHERTGVGFDRQTQSADVTKVQELPCKDVNASQTPPNGDTSTAEGQSAQSRAEGICKKATIEVTSGKDKGRTFTEIVQPDSPRQLRQGQQVVVAYEPTAPEALQYSVTDVDRKFPMALLAGIFALAVVVVGRLRGVMALVALALSFLVLTFFILPAILQGSNPLVVAVIGASAIMLIALYLCHGLTARTSVAVLGTLISLLLIGLLGSLFIGWASLTGNTDDNTGLIHGLYPDIDMSGLLLAGVIIGSLGVLDDVTVTQTSAVWELHQANPTMGWRGLYGAAIRIGRDHIASVVNTLVLAYAGAALPLLLLFSIAQSSVGTVANSELVAEEIVRTLVGSIGLVASVPVTTALAALVVSADRSTPAGRPGTATGTGPGSGATPAAKQSRGGKGRRRKA, translated from the coding sequence GTGACCTCGACACAGCCGCCGTCCCAGCCGCCCGTCCCGAACCGTCCCCCGGACCCCCACGGGCACTCCCACAGCCACGGTCCGGCCGCGCCCGTCTCCAAGCATCTGCGCAAGGTCATCGCCGCCGTGCTGATTCCTTTCGCCACCGCGGTGGTCGTGGGGCTCGCGGTGTTCTGGCCCGGTGGCGCACCGGGCCACGAGCGGACCGGAGTCGGCTTCGACCGGCAGACCCAGTCGGCCGACGTGACGAAGGTGCAGGAGCTCCCCTGCAAGGACGTGAACGCCTCGCAGACCCCGCCCAACGGCGACACCTCCACGGCCGAGGGCCAGTCCGCGCAGTCCCGCGCGGAGGGCATCTGCAAGAAGGCCACGATCGAGGTGACCAGCGGCAAGGACAAGGGCCGCACCTTCACCGAGATCGTCCAGCCGGACTCACCCCGGCAGTTGCGCCAGGGCCAGCAGGTGGTGGTCGCCTACGAGCCCACAGCTCCCGAGGCGCTGCAGTACTCCGTCACCGACGTGGACCGGAAGTTCCCCATGGCGCTGCTCGCCGGGATCTTCGCGCTCGCCGTCGTCGTGGTGGGCCGGCTGCGCGGCGTCATGGCCCTGGTCGCACTGGCGTTGAGCTTCCTGGTCCTGACGTTCTTCATCCTGCCCGCGATCCTCCAGGGCTCGAACCCGCTGGTCGTGGCGGTGATCGGGGCCAGCGCCATCATGCTGATCGCGCTCTATCTGTGCCACGGCCTCACGGCGCGTACGTCGGTCGCGGTCCTCGGCACGCTGATCTCGCTGCTCCTGATCGGACTCCTCGGCTCGCTCTTCATCGGCTGGGCCTCGCTGACCGGCAACACGGACGACAACACCGGCCTGATCCACGGCCTGTACCCGGACATCGACATGAGCGGTCTGCTGCTCGCCGGCGTCATCATCGGCTCGCTCGGCGTGCTCGACGACGTGACCGTGACGCAGACGTCCGCGGTCTGGGAACTGCACCAGGCCAACCCCACGATGGGCTGGCGGGGTCTGTACGGCGCCGCCATCCGCATCGGCCGCGACCACATCGCCTCGGTCGTCAACACCCTCGTCCTGGCCTACGCGGGCGCCGCGCTGCCCCTCCTTCTGCTCTTCTCGATCGCCCAGAGCAGCGTGGGCACGGTGGCCAACAGCGAGCTGGTGGCCGAGGAGATCGTGCGTACGCTGGTGGGCTCGATCGGCCTGGTCGCCTCGGTACCGGTGACGACCGCGCTCGCCGCTCTGGTGGTCTCGGCCGACCGCTCGACCCCCGCGGGCCGGCCGGGGACCGCGACCGGGACCGGGCCCGGAAGCGGTGCCACCCCCGCCGCCAAGCAGAGCCGCGGCGGCAAGGGCCGACGCCGCAAGGCCTGA
- a CDS encoding SsgA family sporulation/cell division regulator — protein MHESVQAEVMMSFLVSEELSFRIPVELRYETGDPYAVRLTFHLPGDAPVTWAFGRELLVDGVGGACGDGDVHIAPTDPELLDEVLIRLQVGTDQALFRVGIPPLLAFLDRTDKLVPLGQERALADFETHLDEALDRILAEEQSAG, from the coding sequence ATGCACGAGTCGGTCCAGGCAGAGGTCATGATGAGCTTCCTAGTTTCCGAGGAGTTGTCGTTTCGCATCCCGGTGGAGCTGCGTTATGAAACCGGCGACCCCTACGCAGTCCGGCTGACCTTCCACCTCCCCGGAGACGCCCCGGTGACCTGGGCCTTCGGGCGTGAGCTGCTGGTCGACGGGGTGGGCGGGGCGTGCGGTGACGGGGACGTGCACATCGCCCCCACCGATCCCGAGCTGCTCGACGAGGTGCTCATCCGGCTTCAGGTGGGCACGGACCAGGCGCTGTTCCGGGTGGGGATTCCGCCGCTGCTCGCCTTCCTCGACCGTACGGACAAGCTGGTTCCGCTGGGGCAGGAGCGGGCGCTCGCCGACTTCGAGACGCACCTGGACGAGGCGCTCGACCGGATCCTCGCCGAGGAGCAGAGCGCGGGCTGA
- a CDS encoding helix-turn-helix domain-containing protein: MQRAMRLLEAASAHQEGAPAKQLAREAGLALPTAYHLLRTLTHEGYLRRDKGVFVLGEAAERLSASGAQQNRRGMIDEALEHWRDAIGVPVYFAVYREGEIEVVAVADTPGNPAVEEWADFRETGHAHAIGQCLLAQLDDEQRQDHLSRYPVQSITRYSVRDDRSFIRRLDGMGRMKPVVERQEYALGTVCAAIPITAGDTAATMAISVPTYQADRLLPAARQLQSEIGKLLGTLAFSISI; encoded by the coding sequence GTGCAGCGGGCGATGCGTCTGCTGGAGGCCGCCTCCGCGCATCAGGAAGGGGCGCCCGCCAAGCAGTTGGCCCGGGAGGCCGGGCTCGCCCTGCCCACGGCGTATCACCTGCTGCGCACGCTGACCCACGAGGGCTATCTGCGCCGGGACAAGGGCGTGTTCGTGCTCGGCGAGGCGGCCGAGCGGCTGAGTGCGAGCGGGGCGCAGCAGAATCGTCGCGGCATGATCGACGAGGCCCTGGAGCACTGGCGCGATGCCATCGGTGTGCCGGTCTACTTCGCCGTCTACCGCGAGGGCGAGATCGAGGTCGTGGCCGTCGCGGACACGCCGGGGAATCCGGCGGTGGAGGAGTGGGCGGACTTCCGCGAGACCGGACACGCCCATGCGATCGGGCAATGTCTGCTCGCCCAACTCGACGACGAACAGCGGCAGGACCACCTCTCCCGCTATCCGGTGCAGTCGATCACTCGGTACTCGGTCCGTGACGACCGGAGTTTCATCCGCCGCCTGGACGGGATGGGCCGGATGAAGCCCGTGGTGGAGCGGCAGGAGTACGCGTTGGGCACGGTCTGTGCCGCGATTCCGATCACCGCGGGCGACACGGCGGCCACGATGGCGATTTCCGTTCCGACCTATCAGGCGGACCGACTACTTCCCGCCGCACGGCAGTTGCAGAGTGAGATCGGAAAGCTACTAGGGACACTTGCTTTCTCTATCAGCATCTGA
- a CDS encoding DUF5326 family protein, whose product MAAQEIFSGLPWWVKWIAVPVIALVVFGGLIATVVGFVVGLLFKALIFVALVGGLIYVVRKFISGSTSSRSDW is encoded by the coding sequence ATGGCTGCGCAGGAGATCTTCTCGGGATTGCCGTGGTGGGTGAAGTGGATCGCGGTGCCGGTCATCGCCCTGGTCGTGTTCGGCGGTTTGATAGCGACCGTTGTGGGATTCGTGGTCGGCCTGCTGTTCAAGGCACTGATTTTCGTCGCCTTGGTGGGTGGACTCATCTACGTCGTACGGAAGTTCATATCCGGCTCGACCTCTTCGCGCAGCGATTGGTGA
- a CDS encoding cupin domain-containing protein: protein MKAFRLDELETERAANDGAYLQFLRERNMSVGLYALDAGESDPQQPHQQDEVYMIVSGRASITVGMETTQVARGSVVYVPAGVAHKFHHISEDLRVLVVFSPPEG from the coding sequence ATGAAGGCATTCCGGCTGGATGAACTGGAGACCGAGCGCGCCGCGAACGACGGCGCGTATCTGCAGTTTCTGCGCGAGCGGAACATGTCGGTCGGGCTGTACGCGCTCGACGCCGGGGAGTCCGATCCACAGCAGCCTCACCAGCAGGACGAGGTCTACATGATCGTCAGCGGTCGGGCGTCGATCACGGTCGGTATGGAGACCACCCAAGTCGCGCGCGGCAGCGTGGTGTACGTGCCGGCCGGGGTGGCCCACAAGTTCCACCACATCAGCGAGGACCTGCGGGTGCTCGTCGTCTTCTCGCCGCCGGAGGGCTGA
- a CDS encoding phage holin family protein, protein MKNFVVKTIANAAALAVAVWLLDKITLTGDSTGKKTLTLIVVALLFGLVNFLVKPVVKVLTFPLFILTLGLITLVVNALMLLLTSWLADKLDVSFHVEGFWTAVLGGLIISVVSWAMNVVLPDDKD, encoded by the coding sequence ATGAAGAATTTCGTAGTCAAGACGATCGCCAACGCGGCAGCCCTGGCCGTCGCCGTGTGGCTCCTCGACAAGATCACGCTGACCGGCGACAGCACGGGCAAGAAGACGCTCACGCTGATCGTCGTCGCACTGCTCTTCGGCCTGGTGAACTTCCTGGTCAAGCCGGTCGTGAAGGTGCTCACCTTCCCGCTGTTCATCCTGACCCTCGGCCTGATCACGCTCGTGGTCAACGCCCTGATGCTGCTGCTCACGTCGTGGCTGGCCGACAAGCTCGACGTGAGCTTCCACGTCGAGGGGTTCTGGACCGCCGTCCTGGGCGGCCTGATCATCTCGGTCGTGTCCTGGGCGATGAACGTCGTCCTGCCCGACGACAAGGACTGA
- a CDS encoding low molecular weight protein-tyrosine-phosphatase, protein MAFSVCFVCTGNICRSPMAASVFRARVDEAGLGGLVRVDSAGTDGWHEGDGADPRAVSVLAAAGYETGHVARRFQVSWFARLDLVIALDSGHHRTLRRLAPTPADADKVRLLRSYDPVAAGLGDLDVPDPYYGDDDGFEACLRMVEAASDGLLGAVREAREGRAA, encoded by the coding sequence ATGGCCTTCTCCGTGTGCTTCGTCTGCACCGGCAACATCTGCCGCTCCCCCATGGCCGCGTCCGTCTTCCGCGCCCGGGTCGACGAGGCCGGACTCGGCGGCCTCGTCCGAGTGGACAGCGCGGGCACCGACGGCTGGCACGAGGGGGACGGCGCCGATCCGCGCGCTGTCTCCGTCCTGGCGGCGGCAGGCTATGAGACCGGTCACGTGGCGCGCCGTTTCCAGGTCTCCTGGTTCGCCCGGCTCGACCTGGTGATCGCACTGGACTCCGGCCACCACCGGACCCTGCGCCGCCTCGCGCCCACACCGGCCGACGCGGACAAGGTACGGCTGCTGCGCTCGTACGATCCCGTCGCCGCCGGCCTCGGCGACCTGGACGTCCCCGACCCGTACTACGGGGACGACGACGGGTTCGAGGCGTGCCTGAGAATGGTGGAGGCGGCGAGCGACGGCCTGCTCGGCGCCGTACGCGAAGCAAGGGAAGGGCGGGCGGCATGA
- a CDS encoding cystathionine gamma-lyase, whose product MTDSASIAAGSGAGTGAGTGTGTGDGTRAVRAGLPEPVKYEPTLPGPVFAAHFHLPGDPTGPYTYGRDDNPTWTLLEQAIGELEAPDGGEGAGRDGAVGTDVETLVFASGMAAISAVLFSQLRAGDAVVLPDDGYQALPLVREQLTAYGIEVRTAPTGGDAQLDVLDGAKLLWIETPSNPGLDVCDVRRLADAAHARGALVAVDNTLATPLGQRPLELGADFSVASGTKMLTGHGDILLGYVACRDAELIASVRRWRKIVGAIPGPMEAWLAHRSLATLQLRAERQNANALALAEALRARGEVTGLRYPGLPDDPSYKIASQQMRRFGCVVSFTLPSRAQADRFLDALRLVDDATSFGGVRSTAERRGRWGGDAVAEGFIRLSAGSEDPEDLVADVLRALDESAG is encoded by the coding sequence ATGACGGACTCCGCATCGATAGCCGCAGGTAGCGGCGCAGGTACCGGCGCGGGAACAGGCACCGGTACGGGCGACGGCACGAGAGCCGTGCGCGCCGGTCTCCCCGAGCCGGTCAAGTACGAGCCGACCCTCCCGGGACCGGTGTTCGCCGCGCACTTCCACCTGCCGGGCGATCCCACCGGGCCGTACACCTACGGCCGGGACGACAACCCGACCTGGACGCTTCTCGAGCAGGCCATCGGCGAGCTCGAAGCGCCGGATGGGGGTGAAGGCGCGGGCCGTGACGGAGCCGTCGGCACGGATGTCGAGACCCTGGTCTTCGCCTCCGGGATGGCCGCCATCTCGGCGGTGCTCTTCTCGCAGCTGCGCGCCGGTGACGCGGTGGTCCTGCCGGACGACGGCTATCAGGCGCTGCCCCTGGTCAGGGAGCAGCTCACCGCGTACGGCATCGAGGTGCGCACCGCCCCGACCGGCGGCGACGCCCAGCTCGACGTCCTGGACGGCGCCAAGCTGCTGTGGATCGAGACGCCGTCGAACCCGGGCCTCGACGTGTGCGACGTGCGGCGCCTCGCCGACGCGGCACACGCGCGTGGAGCCCTCGTGGCGGTCGACAACACCCTGGCCACACCGCTCGGCCAGCGCCCCCTCGAACTCGGCGCGGACTTCTCCGTGGCCAGCGGCACCAAGATGCTCACCGGCCACGGCGACATCCTCCTTGGGTACGTCGCCTGCCGCGACGCCGAGTTGATCGCCTCCGTGCGGCGCTGGCGCAAGATCGTCGGTGCCATCCCCGGTCCGATGGAGGCCTGGCTGGCGCATCGCTCGCTCGCCACGCTCCAGCTGCGCGCCGAGCGTCAGAACGCCAACGCCCTGGCCTTGGCCGAGGCGCTGCGCGCCCGCGGTGAGGTGACCGGGCTCCGCTATCCGGGACTGCCCGACGACCCGTCGTACAAGATCGCCTCGCAGCAGATGCGGCGCTTCGGGTGCGTGGTCTCCTTCACGCTGCCCTCACGCGCGCAAGCCGACCGTTTCCTCGATGCGCTGCGTCTGGTGGACGACGCGACGAGCTTCGGCGGCGTGCGTTCCACCGCGGAGCGGCGTGGCCGCTGGGGCGGGGACGCCGTCGCGGAGGGCTTCATCCGCCTCTCCGCCGGGTCCGAGGACCCCGAAGACCTGGTGGCGGACGTGCTGCGCGCCCTGGACGAGTCGGCGGGCTGA
- a CDS encoding LysR substrate-binding domain-containing protein — translation MDLALLRTFVTVHRAGSFTRAAALLGLSQPAVTSQIRTLERQLGRPLFLRQARGVTPTTIGDELAHKAAPHLDALVEIAETGLEEDSSVRTLHLAGPPEFTAARALPALTRLTGEDGQGFALRASLGNAEEVLEGLSAGHHDLAIATTRPRGTLLTATPLCDEEHVLVASRRWAARIGPGKLRRKGASALENLPVVEVHESLPLVARYWAAVFDTRPAASGAVIVPDLRAVLACVATGAGLAVLPRYLCAPALKSGEVVALLDPAVPPLRTYFLVVRTGTLAMPHIARAHEWLLRAAVDWA, via the coding sequence GTGGATCTGGCCCTGCTGCGCACGTTCGTGACCGTGCACCGGGCCGGCTCCTTCACGCGCGCGGCAGCCCTGCTCGGCCTGTCCCAGCCCGCCGTCACCTCGCAGATACGGACCCTGGAGCGGCAGCTGGGCCGCCCCCTGTTCCTGCGCCAGGCGCGCGGCGTGACCCCCACGACCATCGGGGACGAGCTCGCCCACAAGGCCGCGCCGCATCTCGACGCCCTCGTGGAGATCGCCGAGACAGGGCTCGAAGAGGACTCTTCGGTACGCACCCTCCACCTCGCTGGGCCTCCTGAATTCACCGCGGCCCGCGCGTTACCCGCCCTCACCAGACTGACCGGGGAGGACGGACAGGGTTTCGCACTGCGCGCCTCGTTGGGCAACGCGGAGGAGGTCCTCGAAGGGCTCTCCGCCGGGCATCACGACCTGGCCATCGCCACCACCAGGCCACGCGGGACGCTGCTCACCGCGACACCGCTGTGCGATGAGGAGCACGTCCTGGTCGCGAGCCGGCGCTGGGCGGCCCGCATCGGCCCCGGCAAGCTCCGCCGCAAGGGCGCGTCGGCGCTGGAGAACCTGCCCGTGGTGGAGGTGCACGAGTCGCTGCCGCTGGTCGCCCGCTACTGGGCCGCCGTCTTCGACACCCGTCCGGCCGCATCGGGCGCCGTCATTGTGCCGGACCTGCGAGCGGTGCTCGCCTGCGTCGCCACCGGGGCGGGACTCGCCGTCCTGCCACGCTATCTCTGTGCGCCCGCCTTGAAGAGTGGCGAGGTCGTGGCCCTGCTGGACCCGGCGGTGCCGCCCCTGCGCACGTATTTCCTCGTCGTACGCACCGGCACGCTCGCGATGCCGCACATCGCGCGGGCGCACGAGTGGCTGCTGCGTGCTGCCGTCGACTGGGCTTGA
- a CDS encoding NUDIX domain-containing protein: MTVRPVVKRTARAVLLDGDDLILIKRTKPGVDPYWVTPGGGVEPEDATVVDALHREVHEELGAKISDVVPCFVDTVEHIGEDGGATGVKVQHFFVCRLESMDASLRHGPEMEEPCGEYEIVHVPFTRVGIASVHLVPLSLRHYLDGNIEGVRAMHAPDLG; this comes from the coding sequence ATGACCGTCCGACCCGTGGTCAAGCGCACCGCACGCGCCGTCCTGCTCGATGGCGACGACCTGATCCTGATCAAGCGGACCAAGCCCGGCGTCGATCCTTACTGGGTCACCCCTGGTGGCGGTGTGGAGCCGGAGGACGCGACCGTCGTCGACGCGCTCCATCGTGAGGTGCACGAGGAACTCGGCGCCAAGATCTCCGACGTGGTGCCCTGCTTCGTGGACACCGTCGAGCACATCGGCGAGGACGGTGGCGCGACCGGCGTCAAAGTCCAGCACTTCTTCGTCTGCCGCCTGGAGTCCATGGACGCCTCGCTGCGGCACGGCCCGGAGATGGAGGAGCCCTGCGGCGAGTACGAGATCGTCCACGTGCCCTTCACCCGGGTCGGGATCGCCTCGGTCCACCTCGTACCGCTGTCGCTGCGGCACTACCTGGACGGCAACATCGAGGGCGTACGCGCGATGCACGCCCCTGATCTGGGCTGA
- a CDS encoding globin domain-containing protein → MDAPTTTSAGNGTSGDNGGGGGWFTPRKAPKPSEGGEQPTRPEGGEPEATEGRRVSAIRPVGRPGPAGSEPEAPPATEPPEAPPAPEPPEARPAPEPERAAEERIPAAREAAAPAPAQAAPQSAPQAAPAPHPEPRSEPHPQQPHPQQPHPQQPHSERVPEPRKPSPTVSPTGSPDALRVQRTMAEIGPVADKVTSYFYALLFTRHPDLRPLFPAAMDTQRDRLLKALLTAAEHIDHADVLTAYLKNLGRGHRKYGTRPEHYPAVGECLIGSLSRYASAIWDEETEAAWVRTYTTISQIMIDAAAADELRAPAWWFAEVVSHDLRTPDIAVVTVRPDQPYPFLAGQYTSLETPWWPRIWRHYSFASAPRSDGLLSFHVKAVPAGWVSNALVHHARPGDVLRLGAPAGSMTVDHTTDSGLLCLGGGTGIAPIKALVEDVAEHGERRPVEVFYGARTDHDLYDIDTMLRLQQTHPWLSVRPVVDGRAQLPDAVREYGPWNEYDAYLSGPPGMIRSGVDALRDVGIPAGRIRHDSVEELVAAGD, encoded by the coding sequence ATGGACGCTCCGACCACCACGTCGGCGGGCAACGGCACTTCCGGCGACAACGGCGGTGGAGGCGGCTGGTTCACCCCACGGAAGGCGCCGAAGCCGTCGGAGGGCGGCGAGCAGCCGACACGGCCCGAGGGCGGTGAGCCCGAGGCGACCGAGGGACGCAGGGTGTCCGCCATACGACCGGTGGGCAGGCCCGGCCCGGCCGGCTCCGAACCGGAGGCCCCGCCCGCGACCGAGCCGCCGGAGGCCCCGCCCGCGCCCGAACCGCCGGAGGCCCGCCCCGCGCCCGAACCCGAGCGCGCGGCCGAGGAACGAATACCGGCAGCCCGGGAAGCAGCAGCACCGGCGCCCGCTCAGGCCGCCCCCCAGAGCGCACCCCAGGCCGCCCCCGCACCACATCCCGAGCCGCGTTCCGAACCGCACCCGCAGCAGCCGCACCCGCAGCAGCCGCACCCCCAGCAGCCGCACTCCGAGCGCGTACCGGAACCACGGAAGCCCTCCCCAACGGTCTCCCCCACGGGTTCCCCCGACGCGCTGCGCGTCCAGCGGACGATGGCTGAGATAGGCCCCGTCGCCGACAAGGTCACCTCGTACTTCTACGCGCTGCTCTTCACCCGGCACCCCGACCTGCGCCCCCTGTTCCCCGCCGCTATGGACACCCAGCGGGACCGGCTGCTCAAGGCGCTGCTGACCGCGGCCGAGCACATCGACCACGCAGACGTACTCACCGCGTATCTGAAGAACCTCGGGCGTGGGCACCGCAAGTACGGCACCCGGCCCGAGCACTATCCGGCCGTCGGTGAGTGCCTGATCGGTTCGCTCAGCCGGTACGCGAGCGCGATCTGGGACGAGGAGACCGAGGCCGCCTGGGTCCGGACGTACACGACGATCTCCCAGATCATGATCGACGCGGCGGCCGCAGATGAACTGCGCGCCCCCGCCTGGTGGTTCGCCGAGGTCGTCTCGCACGATCTCAGGACGCCCGACATCGCTGTCGTCACCGTCCGCCCCGACCAGCCCTATCCCTTCCTGGCAGGCCAGTACACGAGCCTGGAGACGCCCTGGTGGCCGCGGATCTGGCGGCACTACTCGTTCGCTTCGGCGCCGCGCTCCGACGGGCTCCTCTCGTTCCACGTGAAGGCCGTCCCCGCGGGCTGGGTCTCCAACGCCCTGGTGCACCACGCCCGCCCCGGCGACGTCCTGCGCCTCGGCGCGCCCGCCGGTTCGATGACTGTCGACCACACCACCGACAGTGGATTGCTCTGCCTGGGCGGCGGCACCGGCATCGCCCCCATCAAGGCGCTCGTCGAGGACGTCGCCGAGCACGGCGAGCGGCGGCCGGTCGAGGTCTTCTACGGCGCCCGCACCGACCACGACCTGTACGACATCGACACGATGCTGCGCCTCCAGCAGACCCACCCCTGGCTCTCGGTCCGCCCGGTCGTCGACGGCAGGGCCCAATTGCCGGACGCCGTGCGCGAGTACGGCCCCTGGAACGAGTACGACGCCTACCTCTCGGGCCCGCCCGGCATGATCCGCAGCGGCGTCGACGCGCTGCGGGACGTCGGCATCCCGGCAGGACGCATCCGCCACGACTCCGTGGAGGAACTGGTCGCCGCGGGCGATTAG